A section of the Acidobacterium capsulatum ATCC 51196 genome encodes:
- a CDS encoding hemolysin family protein, with the protein MSEFLLLHGAAIVMLILANGFFVAAELALVSVRATRVEQLIHTGDARALLVKKLQENLGDFLPAVQLGVTLCSLALGWIGEPFIADLLRHWIGWLPDARLYGRVAALALAFAGITYFQVLVGELVPKALALHRTDQMVLGIAGPMDFFIRISRPVVRLMNSSAALVLRAFDTPIAHQGGVHSSEELMLMATAARRMGVLPEFEETLIHRSLELDELLTREIMTPRQQMFALPFDLPIEQASARIVAEMHSRIPVYDPARGHEFIVGVVYAKDIARLMHFRASAQTRFSSEPFSGMLLRQVMREVLVVPETKPVLDLLREFQQRRRHLAIVVDEYGSTIGLVTVEDAIEQLIGEVEDEFDLAPPSLLARTSGELVLDGSVTLRDLETQMHWDLPREGGVETLAGFVLTQLGKIPEQGESIVYDGRRLTVMEMEGNRISRIRVQELPSMKDDTGDAAEA; encoded by the coding sequence ATGTCAGAGTTTCTCCTCCTTCATGGCGCGGCGATTGTCATGCTCATCCTCGCCAACGGCTTCTTTGTGGCCGCCGAGTTGGCGCTGGTCAGCGTGCGGGCCACCCGTGTGGAGCAGCTTATTCACACCGGCGACGCCCGCGCCCTCCTCGTCAAAAAACTGCAGGAGAACCTCGGCGACTTTCTCCCCGCCGTGCAGCTCGGCGTCACGCTCTGCAGCCTGGCCCTCGGCTGGATCGGCGAGCCCTTCATCGCCGACCTGCTGCGCCATTGGATCGGCTGGCTTCCTGACGCCCGCCTCTACGGCCGCGTCGCAGCCCTCGCTCTCGCCTTCGCCGGCATCACTTATTTTCAGGTGCTCGTCGGCGAACTGGTGCCCAAAGCGCTCGCCCTTCATCGCACCGACCAGATGGTGCTGGGCATCGCCGGCCCCATGGACTTCTTCATCCGCATCTCGCGCCCTGTCGTCCGGCTCATGAACTCTTCGGCCGCGCTGGTGCTGCGTGCCTTTGATACGCCCATTGCCCATCAGGGCGGCGTACATTCCTCTGAAGAACTCATGCTCATGGCCACCGCCGCGCGGCGCATGGGCGTGCTGCCGGAGTTTGAAGAGACGCTCATCCATCGCTCGCTCGAGCTCGACGAACTGCTCACTCGCGAGATCATGACGCCGCGTCAGCAGATGTTCGCGTTGCCCTTTGATCTGCCCATTGAGCAGGCCAGCGCGCGCATTGTCGCCGAGATGCACTCGCGCATCCCGGTCTATGATCCGGCACGCGGCCACGAGTTCATCGTCGGTGTCGTCTATGCCAAAGACATCGCGCGCCTCATGCACTTTCGCGCCTCGGCTCAGACGCGTTTTTCCAGCGAACCCTTCAGCGGCATGCTGCTGCGGCAGGTCATGCGCGAGGTGCTCGTCGTGCCTGAAACCAAGCCGGTCCTTGACCTCCTGCGTGAGTTCCAGCAGCGCCGCCGCCATCTCGCCATCGTGGTCGATGAATATGGCTCGACCATTGGCCTTGTCACCGTCGAAGATGCCATCGAGCAGTTGATCGGCGAGGTCGAGGACGAGTTTGACCTCGCCCCCCCCAGTCTGCTCGCCCGTACCAGCGGCGAGCTCGTGCTCGACGGCAGCGTCACCCTGCGCGATCTTGAAACCCAGATGCACTGGGACCTGCCCCGCGAGGGCGGCGTCGAAACCCTCGCCGGATTCGTGCTCACGCAGCTCGGCAAGATCCCCGAGCAGGGCGAAAGCATCGTCTATGATGGCCGAAGGCTCACCGTGATGGAGATGGAAGGCAATCGCATCAGCAGAATTCGCGTGCAGGAACTCCCCTCGATGAAGGACGACACCGGGGACGCCGCCGAAGCATGA